Part of the Methylovirgula sp. 4M-Z18 genome is shown below.
GCCAGTTCCGGGCCGTCGGCCTGCATGGCGGCGACCAGGTCGGCCCAGGCGTCGGAGGGCGGGGCGCCGAACGGCGGCTCGTCGAGGGTCGAGATCGTCAGTTCGATGGCGCGCGCGGCGATGCGCGAGATCTTGTCGCCGACCTTGTTCTCGAACAGCACCGATTCCAAGTCCTGCGCATGGAACGACAGGACGAAGCGGCGGAACAGGTCGGCCCAGACATTGGTCGGCGATTGCAGGGCGGAGACGACCTGCCGCCACAGGCCGGCGAAGACGAGGCTGACCGATTTCGACGTGTCGAGGGTGAGGGTCGACGGCACATTGATCGTGGTCAGGGCCGGAACGAACATCTCGATCCGCAATTTGAGGCCGCGGGTCGCGTCGTTGAGATCGTGCGCCTGAATCGTGCTGTGGCCGTGGCCGACGAGCACGCTCACCACCGGCGCCGGCGTGTCGACCGGATCGATCGGGTCGGTGTATACACGGGTCTCGGCCCAGGTCGTGGCCTGTTTGATCGCGCGGCTGGCGCAGAGCGCGACCGCATAGGCCGTAAGACCCGCCATCTACGCAGTCTCCAGATCGAGTGGTGCGATTTCGCAGACGATGCGAGTGACCCCGTCCGGCTCGACATCGCGGACGCGGAAGCGCGGGTGGCCGGCACGATCCGTCGCAGTGAGAATCGTGCCCGCGACCGGCGCAGGCTTCAGCGGGCTGAACAGGGCGGCGTCGAATTCGACGCGGGCGGAAATCTTGACCAGTTCCGATTTGGCGCCGTCGGAGGATCCGGCCGCGAGCATCAATTCGCGCGGCAGGTCGAGCGGGGCGACGACAGAGAAGGCCGGAATGGCCGGGTCCGGCGCGCCGGCGGTGAATTCGCTGGCAAGCACGTGCTGCACGAGGATCGTCTCGCCATAGATCGCGTCGAGCGGCGCGAAGGCCGCCTCGGCGATGGCGGCGAACAGGCTCATCTGACGAGAACCCGGAGCGAGCGGGTCAGGTCCGTGCCGTCGTCGAGCACGATATGGGCCGAGACGACCGTGAACCCGTCGGGCATGCCACCGGAGAGGTTGACGCTCTGAATGAAGCCGCTGACGCCGGCATCGGCCGCGACGACGCCGGCGAGGCCGGGCGGCCCCTGCGCGAGGTCGCCGACATCGTCCGCGATGACGCTGGAGGCGTCGTGCCCGACGATCGTGGCGGTGGCCTGCGACGGGTCGAGCAGGGTGCTCCAGTCGAGATGCACGATCTTGATGTCGGTCGGCGCCTTTTGGACGTCAGGCCAGGCGAAGATCATGGGATTTCCTTTCTGGCGCGAATGGCGAACACACCAGGCGCGCTAATCCTTCGCGACGGTGATGGGATCGACCCGCTTCAGCTTGTCTTTCGTGATGCCGGACAAGGGCAGCGTGTCCGGTTCATGGGCCGGATGCTCCTGGGCCGGTGCATCCTTTCCGTCCGCATATTCCGCGGAGCCACGCTTCACGAGCTTGCCGGCGGCCTTCGCGGGGAACCCGGCGGTTTCACCGTGCATATACGGGAGTTCGTTGCGCAGGAAGCGCACGAGGCGGTCGGACATGGGAGCTCCGGATGCTTGAAGTGTGATCACACCCGTCATTGCGAGCAGAGCGAAGCAAGCCATCTCCGCACCAAGACGACGCAGATCTGTAGATGCATTGCTTCGCTTCCCTCGCAATGACGGCGAGAAGCCGGTTAGACGGCGGGGAGTTCGGTCGCGCCGCCGAGCACGAGCGTCGCGGCGATGGCAGCGCTCGGATTGTTGCCCGCCGTGAAGGTCGGCACCACAACTGCGCGCACATAGGTCGGCGCGCCGCTCAGATCGACGTTGAGACTGGCCTGACCCACGGCGGTGATGGGCGCGAGCGCCGCGCCGGGCAGGTCGGTCCAAGTCGCCCCGTCGTTGCTGCCCTGCAGTTTGGACGCGACCGAGAAGGCAGTGGGCGCGCCGGCGACCGCATTGACCGCCACATTGAGGACGCCGCTGAAATAATCCTCGCCCGGCTGATGCAGGGTCACGGACTGGGAATCGACCTCTGCGGCGGCCGCCGCCGTGAAAATGACGTTAGCGACCTTGAGATAGGCGCCGATGTTGTTGAAAGCGGGATGCATGGGGAGGCTCCGGTTTGGGCGCGCGTGGCGTGTTCGCCATTCACGCCAGCAAGGAAAGCGCGCGTGGCGTGTTAGCCATTCGCGCCCGCAGGGAAAGGGCCGAAGGGCCAGCGGTGGCCGGCCCGCGGTTTATTGAAAGGTCAGGTGCCCCACTTCACGCCGGTGAGCACGGCGGCCGCCGCGTCGTGGCGCAGGGCGCAATCGTGTTCTTCGATGATACGGATCACCGTCTGGTCGTTGTCGAAGGCGCTGACCAGGGTGGTACCATCGGGCGTGTAGGTGGCCTCGGTGCTGGCGTCGATCATCAGGCCGGGCACTTCGCCGATCATGAATTCGTCCATGTCGACCAGCATCACCTCGCTCTGGGTCCCGTCGACGAGGTTCTGCGGGATGCTTTGGGTCCACTTGTAGGGGAAGCCGCGGAACATGCCCCGATCCATCTCGGCGCGGTAGAGGAAGCCGCCGACCTGGTCGCGCAGGTCGTAGAAATAATTCTTGGTGCGGCCCGAGAAGAACCAGACCGGCTTGGTCATCAGCACGTTGTTGGATTCGAGCGCCGTGACGAGTTTGGTCATGTCGGCCAATGACGTTGCGTCGCTATAGACGGCCACGGAAGCGAAGATATTGCCCGGAAGCGCCAGGTTGCGCAGGCCTTTGGGCGTGAAGGCGGTGCCGGCGCCGCGCAGGAAGGCCCGGTCTTCGGCGATGGCGAGGGACTTCACCATGTCGTCGCGCACCAAAGCATCGGCGTTGGGCGAGGCGAAGCGCAACAGGTCGTTGGAGATCGGCACGCGCGCCATCAGTTTGCGCGCCGTCATGCGGACCTGGCCGAAGGCCTCGTCGCCGTTCGGGGCCGGGGCATTCTCGCCGACATAACCCGCGACAGCGCCGCTGTTGAGGCGAGGGAAGGTGATGTTGCCGGTGGGCATGTCGACGATGCGCGGGCCCGCGGAGCGGACCACGCTGCGCGGGCGCAACAGGTCGATCACTTCATTGGCCATGTCCTGCGGGATCATGAAGCCGCCGGACGCGCCGATGCTGGCCGACAAAGCGCGAGCGGTCATTTCGTCCTTCCAATGGCGCGCGACGTCCATCGGCGACATTTTCAGGCGGGGGGCTGCCGCGATGGTGCGAACGAAGCGGGCCGCGCGCTCGCCCGGTTCCGGATCGCGCGCGATACCGCCGCGGGCAACGAAGGGCGAGGCGTGGGGATTGTGGCCGTCGGTCGGGGCGGCGCGCTGGAACTTGGCGGCTTCCTCGATGGCGAGGGCACGGAAGTCGTTGAGCGACGTCTTGTTTCGAATGTGGGTCGTTGCGAATTCGGCCGGCAGGCCGAGGGAGCGCACCGTGTTTTCGATCGCGTCGCGGCGGGTCTGCTCGGCTTCGAGAGCGGCATTCACGCGCTCGTCGAGGGCCTGATCAGCCCGGCGGGTTGCGGCAGCGACGGCGGCATCAACATCGCGCTGGTCGACAACGACATCGGTTCCGCGGTTTTCTTGGCCGGGCTGCGCGCCCGGAGTCACGTTAGGCATGGTACTTTCCTTGGATGAGGGCGGGGCGGCCCGGTTGTGATCGGCAGCGCGGAATCCGGCTTGAGGATCGGCTGGGATCGGAACGATCGACACTTCATGCGGTTCCCAATCGGTCGCACGGTGCGTCGGCGGCGTGGTCGAATTGTCGACCTCGAATTTGTGGGTGAGATAGCCCACCGAAACGTGGCGCAGCACGCCGTCCTTCACGTCCTGGAAGGCGCGGTCGCCATCGACCGAGCGCGAGAATTTCGCGGTGCCGACCAATTGGCCGCCTTCGACGCGGGCAGAGCCCGGCACGATGGCGCCGAGCACCGCGCGGGTGCCGCTGTAACGGTCGTGCGCATCGAGCAGAGGCGCGCCGCGGTTGAGCCGATCCACGCGGATGTTCTGCGGATCCATGGACAGGGTTTCGATGTAATCGTCGTCCCAATCGGAACGCGCCACGGGCGCGCCGGTGGAGATCACGAGATCGGTGGTGCGCTCGGCCTCGTTGACGCTCGAGGGGATGAGGCCGGCATCGTTGGATCGGCGCACGAAGATCGAAATGGCACGCTCGTGCGACGCGGGCGAGCCGGCGGCCGGGTTCGCGCCTTCCGCCGACGCGGCCGGCGCTTGCGTTTCAACGGTTTTTGGCATTTTGGATCAGTCCTTGTTGCCGGCGACCGGGGCTTGCGCGGCGGCGGCGGTTTTCGGCGAAAGGGCCGGGTCGGAATCGGATTTCAGGCCCGCGCCGACGAGGGCCTCGTGCCACGCCTTGGTGTCGGCGAGCACTTTCTCCGGGTCGTAGCCGCGGCGGCGGATGGCCTCTTGCGGCGGCATGAAGGTCGCGCGGACCAGGGCGACATCGCCGTTCGCATCCTGCTCGGGATCGAGGGATTCGAACTTCGGCGTCGTCGCCTCGTAATCGTAGGAGGCGTTCTGCGGGATCTCGCCGGCGACCTTGCAGGCATCGATGAAGGCGCGCCACACGCCGTCGAGCCACATCGGCACGAGGCAAAGCCACTGGATGATCTCCACCTCGCGCTGAAACTGGTTCTGGCCGCCCTTGAGCGACGAGAAGTTGACACGGGACAGATCGCCAGTGAGCGCCTCGTAAGTCACGGCCCATGCTGCCGCGAGTTCCTGCAGCTCGGTGCGCTTGTACTCGTGAAACGAGCCATTGCTCGCCGGCTGGGTGAACTTGATGTCCTTCGAGCCGCGCGCGATGGCGATGAGACCCGGTTCGAACTGCTCGACAATGTTGCCTGCGGAATCCGTGACCTTGGGGGCGATACCCTCCTGGTCGGGATCGTCGGCGCCCATCACGATCG
Proteins encoded:
- a CDS encoding phage major capsid protein — protein: MPKTVETQAPAASAEGANPAAGSPASHERAISIFVRRSNDAGLIPSSVNEAERTTDLVISTGAPVARSDWDDDYIETLSMDPQNIRVDRLNRGAPLLDAHDRYSGTRAVLGAIVPGSARVEGGQLVGTAKFSRSVDGDRAFQDVKDGVLRHVSVGYLTHKFEVDNSTTPPTHRATDWEPHEVSIVPIPADPQAGFRAADHNRAAPPSSKESTMPNVTPGAQPGQENRGTDVVVDQRDVDAAVAAATRRADQALDERVNAALEAEQTRRDAIENTVRSLGLPAEFATTHIRNKTSLNDFRALAIEEAAKFQRAAPTDGHNPHASPFVARGGIARDPEPGERAARFVRTIAAAPRLKMSPMDVARHWKDEMTARALSASIGASGGFMIPQDMANEVIDLLRPRSVVRSAGPRIVDMPTGNITFPRLNSGAVAGYVGENAPAPNGDEAFGQVRMTARKLMARVPISNDLLRFASPNADALVRDDMVKSLAIAEDRAFLRGAGTAFTPKGLRNLALPGNIFASVAVYSDATSLADMTKLVTALESNNVLMTKPVWFFSGRTKNYFYDLRDQVGGFLYRAEMDRGMFRGFPYKWTQSIPQNLVDGTQSEVMLVDMDEFMIGEVPGLMIDASTEATYTPDGTTLVSAFDNDQTVIRIIEEHDCALRHDAAAAVLTGVKWGT